In Pelosinus sp. UFO1, one genomic interval encodes:
- a CDS encoding spore coat protein, protein MDIFEIDANEVLAEEEIAFDMFKDSKFAVNSLAQAIVEVAHPEVRKVLRRKLNNAIDQHYQLSDILTRKEWYQPYLAPGQQISQDIQMTNL, encoded by the coding sequence ATGGATATCTTTGAAATCGATGCCAATGAAGTATTAGCTGAAGAAGAAATAGCCTTTGATATGTTCAAGGACTCCAAATTCGCTGTAAACTCTTTGGCGCAAGCGATTGTAGAAGTGGCACACCCGGAGGTACGTAAAGTATTACGCCGTAAATTAAATAACGCGATAGACCAACATTATCAGTTATCAGACATTCTCACCCGGAAAGAATGGTATCAACCATACCTAGCACCTGGGCAACAGATTAGTCAGGATATACAAATGACTAATCTGTGA
- a CDS encoding HlyD family secretion protein, with translation MKLTTKFIKIAILILLLLAGAGTYYYSQRGEVSTDNATINGRTVVLSPKVQGYVKTLNVQDNQLVKAGDVLLEIDPTDYIVHRDKAKAALAAAQAAANTSNSNLETTTVSAPSTIDAAEAQVASARATWEKTLADRQRMESLFSAGASSQQQLDQAVATEKSARSTLDQMRASLHSANTAPSVIASAKGTSDQLQAQVKQAQVDLAQAENDLANTKIIAPIDGRITNRSVEVGNYVQAGSQLASLVGTDLWIVANFKETQLEHMQPGQPVDIRIDAFPSLKLHGKVDSIQAGTGSRFSLFPAENATGNFVKIVQRVPVKIVFDSLPDASVHLGPGMSVVPTVYTENVGYNHE, from the coding sequence ATGAAACTTACTACAAAATTTATTAAAATCGCAATCTTGATTTTACTCCTATTAGCCGGAGCTGGCACTTATTATTATTCCCAACGCGGTGAGGTATCAACGGATAACGCCACCATTAATGGCCGCACAGTCGTGTTAAGTCCGAAGGTACAAGGTTATGTCAAAACCCTAAATGTGCAAGACAATCAATTGGTTAAAGCCGGGGATGTATTACTCGAAATTGATCCTACTGATTATATTGTCCATCGTGACAAAGCCAAAGCCGCATTAGCTGCTGCTCAGGCAGCAGCTAATACCTCTAATAGCAATTTGGAAACAACCACCGTTTCCGCTCCCTCTACAATTGATGCCGCAGAAGCTCAGGTAGCATCTGCACGGGCAACTTGGGAAAAAACACTAGCCGATCGGCAACGGATGGAGAGCCTATTTAGCGCTGGCGCTTCCTCCCAGCAACAACTGGATCAGGCGGTAGCAACGGAAAAATCAGCCCGTTCTACCTTGGATCAGATGCGTGCTAGCCTTCATTCAGCAAATACAGCACCTAGTGTAATCGCATCCGCTAAAGGCACAAGTGACCAATTGCAGGCACAAGTTAAGCAAGCTCAAGTTGATCTTGCCCAAGCTGAAAATGATTTGGCAAATACCAAAATTATCGCCCCCATAGATGGGCGCATTACAAACCGCAGCGTAGAAGTCGGAAATTATGTGCAAGCTGGAAGCCAACTAGCTTCACTAGTCGGAACGGATTTATGGATTGTTGCCAATTTCAAGGAAACACAGTTAGAACACATGCAACCTGGACAACCTGTCGACATTCGGATTGATGCCTTCCCTTCTTTAAAGTTGCACGGTAAAGTAGACAGCATACAAGCTGGAACAGGCTCTCGTTTTTCCCTATTTCCTGCAGAAAATGCGACTGGAAACTTTGTAAAAATTGTACAGCGGGTTCCCGTAAAAATCGTGTTTGATAGTCTCCCAGACGCCTCAGTCCATCTGGGACCTGGCATGTCGGTGGTACCGACGGTATACACAGAAAACGTAGGATACAATCATGAGTGA
- a CDS encoding chemotaxis protein: MSEIANDKKGILLETGTNEFEIIEFIVGKVHYGINVAKVREVITPVPVTPMPNSHPNVDGIFTLRGRVMPLVNLLTCLGVKDQEAASKNIIISELNTFFVGFLVNQVSRIHRVSWSAMEPVPDTAADSDMAVGIIKLEEKMIILLDFERIIAEINPQINAKMVDVSQGSVELQAVRKTKKIMIAEDSKMLRELLIESLHKAGYINITTYHNGKDAWDALAALADGGLPIEENVHILITDIEMPQMDGHHLLKKVRENKKLEKLPVLIFSSLINEEMRLKGETIGANGQASKPEINKLINLLDTMSL, from the coding sequence ATGAGTGAAATTGCAAATGATAAAAAGGGGATCTTATTAGAGACGGGTACAAATGAGTTTGAAATTATTGAGTTTATAGTTGGCAAAGTGCATTATGGAATTAATGTTGCGAAAGTAAGAGAAGTGATTACTCCGGTTCCTGTTACGCCAATGCCAAATTCACATCCTAATGTGGATGGAATTTTTACCTTGCGTGGACGGGTGATGCCACTAGTTAATTTGCTGACATGCTTAGGAGTTAAAGACCAAGAAGCAGCTAGCAAAAATATTATTATAAGTGAGTTAAACACTTTTTTTGTAGGTTTTTTAGTAAATCAAGTTTCGCGGATACATAGGGTATCATGGTCTGCGATGGAACCAGTCCCTGATACTGCTGCTGATTCTGATATGGCTGTTGGTATTATCAAGCTAGAGGAAAAGATGATTATTCTATTGGATTTTGAAAGAATTATTGCTGAAATTAATCCTCAAATTAATGCTAAAATGGTAGATGTTTCTCAAGGGAGTGTTGAATTGCAGGCAGTCAGGAAGACGAAGAAAATCATGATTGCTGAAGACTCCAAAATGTTGAGAGAACTTTTGATAGAGTCACTTCACAAAGCTGGGTATATCAATATAACAACCTATCATAATGGTAAAGATGCTTGGGATGCATTAGCGGCATTAGCAGATGGAGGATTGCCCATCGAAGAAAATGTACATATACTGATTACCGATATAGAAATGCCGCAAATGGATGGGCATCATTTATTAAAGAAGGTTAGAGAAAACAAAAAACTGGAAAAATTGCCTGTATTAATTTTCTCTTCTTTAATTAATGAGGAAATGCGTCTCAAAGGCGAAACGATTGGAGCTAATGGTCAAGCTTCCAAACCAGAAATTAATAAATTAATTAATTTATTAGATACAATGAGCCTATAA
- a CDS encoding gamma-glutamylcyclotransferase family protein, whose translation MESTSQTRLYFAYGFNLNLGKMNQKCTKPRVLGIARLAGHKIGFYEHSVIWDGAVETLIPDAQSEVWGVLYQLEPYAWDELDNCEDARLDGTGEYFHYPIEVLDAQNQVREASMYKKARLGEAKLPSTEYLDLIIQGAKEQGLPENYIVTLQNIASKPASYAVPRQRTQNKITVSEGCEGCLE comes from the coding sequence ATGGAATCAACTAGCCAAACTCGTCTTTATTTTGCCTATGGTTTTAATCTTAACTTGGGAAAAATGAACCAAAAGTGCACTAAACCACGTGTTCTTGGTATTGCTCGCCTCGCTGGGCATAAGATTGGATTTTATGAACACTCTGTTATTTGGGATGGAGCTGTAGAGACCCTTATTCCAGATGCTCAATCCGAAGTTTGGGGCGTCTTGTATCAACTAGAACCGTACGCTTGGGACGAATTGGACAACTGTGAGGATGCTAGGTTAGATGGTACAGGGGAATATTTTCATTATCCAATAGAAGTACTAGATGCACAAAACCAGGTCAGAGAAGCAAGTATGTATAAAAAAGCTAGATTGGGAGAAGCAAAGCTCCCTAGTACGGAGTATTTAGATTTAATTATTCAAGGCGCAAAAGAACAGGGATTACCAGAAAATTATATTGTAACTTTGCAAAATATTGCTTCTAAGCCAGCTTCTTACGCTGTGCCACGACAGCGTACTCAGAATAAGATAACGGTAAGTGAGGGGTGTGAGGGTTGTTTAGAATGA
- a CDS encoding MarR family transcriptional regulator, giving the protein MSNQSQCVLDTMLRIINKSSELMAEPRMFGTEVLYASEIHMIDVIGRNPGIHVTEVAHKLGITKGAVPKIICKLLQKELIYRYQAKDNKKMVLLKLTEKGQKAFRSHAEFHKKLDHGIIKKFNSLKEADLLMFQDLMSEVEQYIDKFRQEE; this is encoded by the coding sequence ATGTCTAACCAAAGTCAGTGTGTACTTGATACCATGTTACGAATTATTAATAAATCTTCTGAATTAATGGCAGAGCCGCGAATGTTTGGGACTGAGGTATTGTATGCCTCGGAAATTCACATGATTGATGTTATTGGTCGAAACCCAGGAATCCATGTTACAGAAGTTGCCCATAAACTTGGTATCACTAAGGGGGCCGTCCCTAAAATTATTTGTAAGCTCCTACAAAAAGAGCTAATCTACCGCTACCAAGCAAAAGACAATAAAAAGATGGTTCTATTAAAACTTACCGAAAAGGGTCAAAAGGCTTTTCGCAGCCATGCTGAATTTCATAAAAAACTGGACCATGGAATTATAAAAAAATTTAATTCCTTAAAAGAAGCAGATCTGCTTATGTTTCAAGATCTCATGAGCGAAGTCGAGCAGTACATTGATAAGTTCAGACAAGAAGAATAG
- a CDS encoding DHA2 family efflux MFS transporter permease subunit → MSDDALKPVNPLLISTAVSLAAFMEVLDTTIANVALAHISGSLGASSEESTWVLTSYLVANGIILPLSGWLSALMGRKNFFIFCILGFTLTSFLCGIATSLPMLIVFRLLQGLTGGGLQPSQQAIIKDSFPPEKLGMAFAITGITTVLAPILGPTLGGLITDNFSWRWIFFMNVPVGLLAAFLVKILVVDPPSAQKQKVDSIDYIGLSLIALGLGALQIVLDKGQQEDWFDSPFIMIFAFIAAAGLILAVFWLLRQKNPVVQLKLFAIPSFSLPCIMIFFVGFALYSSAMLLPMLVQTNFGYDSTLSGLVLSPGGIATLVMMPVVGRLVNVFQSKYLISFGMLITAVGMWATGFVTPQTGYSTFVLVRALQTVGIPFLFIPASTLAFSKISPENSSNASAIVSLMRNLGGSIGIALVTNKLLHSQQMEQSYLVQHLTAADPGFHSSIASYTQSIMNLGVPYSQASSTAMGKIYQELIHQASILAYRDAYNYVAIILVVLAIVALLMPGNTIKKKGAPIATH, encoded by the coding sequence ATGAGTGACGATGCTCTAAAGCCTGTAAACCCGCTATTGATATCAACCGCTGTCAGTCTTGCTGCTTTTATGGAAGTGCTGGATACAACGATTGCCAATGTTGCGCTTGCTCATATTTCCGGCTCGCTAGGAGCTAGTTCGGAGGAAAGTACCTGGGTACTAACCTCCTATCTAGTAGCTAATGGTATTATCCTTCCCCTGTCTGGCTGGTTATCCGCACTGATGGGGCGTAAGAATTTTTTTATCTTTTGTATTTTGGGATTTACCTTAACCTCGTTTTTGTGCGGTATTGCAACGTCCCTTCCCATGCTAATCGTTTTTCGATTGCTACAGGGTTTGACAGGGGGCGGCCTACAGCCTAGCCAACAGGCTATCATCAAGGATAGCTTTCCCCCTGAAAAACTTGGGATGGCATTTGCTATTACAGGTATAACAACAGTCTTAGCGCCAATTTTAGGACCAACCCTAGGCGGTCTTATCACAGATAACTTTAGCTGGCGCTGGATTTTTTTCATGAATGTACCTGTCGGCCTATTAGCTGCTTTTCTGGTCAAGATTTTGGTCGTGGATCCGCCTAGTGCGCAAAAGCAAAAGGTGGACTCTATCGATTATATTGGCCTTAGCCTCATCGCCCTCGGCCTTGGAGCACTGCAAATCGTTCTTGATAAAGGGCAGCAAGAAGATTGGTTTGACAGTCCCTTTATCATGATCTTTGCCTTTATTGCCGCCGCTGGTCTCATTTTGGCAGTTTTCTGGCTATTACGGCAAAAAAATCCGGTAGTCCAGCTGAAGCTTTTTGCTATTCCTAGTTTCAGTTTACCCTGCATTATGATTTTCTTTGTCGGTTTTGCCCTTTACTCAAGTGCCATGCTGTTACCGATGCTGGTACAAACAAATTTTGGCTATGATTCTACCTTATCCGGACTTGTACTTTCGCCAGGAGGAATTGCTACCCTCGTTATGATGCCTGTCGTTGGCAGACTCGTCAATGTATTTCAGTCAAAATACCTTATCTCTTTTGGTATGCTGATCACCGCTGTTGGTATGTGGGCAACTGGATTTGTGACGCCTCAAACGGGTTACAGCACCTTCGTCTTAGTACGTGCTCTTCAGACAGTTGGTATCCCATTCCTGTTCATACCTGCCAGTACACTTGCTTTCTCAAAAATTTCTCCCGAAAATAGCAGCAATGCATCAGCAATTGTTTCCCTAATGCGTAATTTAGGAGGCAGTATTGGTATCGCATTGGTCACTAACAAACTCTTGCATAGTCAGCAGATGGAACAATCTTATCTGGTACAGCATCTAACGGCTGCTGACCCAGGCTTTCACAGTTCAATAGCAAGCTACACCCAATCAATTATGAATCTTGGTGTACCATACTCCCAAGCGTCATCAACAGCTATGGGGAAAATTTATCAAGAGCTTATCCATCAAGCAAGTATTCTTGCCTATCGAGATGCTTACAACTACGTCGCCATCATATTAGTGGTTTTAGCCATTGTTGCTCTGCTAATGCCGGGTAACACCATAAAGAAAAAAGGTGCTCCCATTGCAACACACTAG
- a CDS encoding nucleobase:cation symporter-2 family protein, producing the protein MSVTKKNHPVDERLPINQLFLYGLQHVLAMYAGAVAVPLILANALGLGKEQLIYLINADLFTCGIATLIQTLGFWKMGIKIPVIQGVTFAAVTPMILIGKSHGLTGIYGSVMIAGIITYLASPYFSRLIRFFPPVVTGSIITIIGVSLLPVAVRWAGGGVPSAKNFGDIQFIGLAFLVLALVVFFYRYFKGFLSNIAVLLGLAAGTLIALPLGLVNFSGVSNAALIGITTPFAFGMPIFDIPSIVAMTLVMLVVMTETTGDFIAIGEIVDKPISQEDLTRGLRADGFSTLLGGILNAFPYTAYAQNVGLVGLTRVKSRYVVAAAGAILVILGLFPKAAAVVASIPTPVLGGAGIAMFGMVMASGIKTLSKIDFDNNHNLMVVAVSVAVGLIPLAVPSIYQKFPEALQVILNSGITVGSVVAIVLNAILNKIDTVPYATNNKRAN; encoded by the coding sequence ATGAGCGTAACAAAAAAAAATCATCCTGTGGATGAAAGATTACCTATAAATCAATTATTTTTATATGGCTTACAGCATGTATTGGCTATGTACGCAGGAGCTGTGGCCGTACCTTTAATCTTGGCAAATGCCCTAGGATTGGGGAAAGAACAGCTGATTTACTTAATTAACGCAGACTTATTTACCTGTGGGATTGCAACACTGATTCAAACTTTGGGTTTCTGGAAAATGGGTATTAAAATTCCTGTTATTCAAGGTGTGACTTTTGCAGCGGTAACCCCAATGATTCTGATAGGGAAGTCTCATGGATTAACTGGTATCTATGGTTCCGTTATGATTGCTGGTATTATAACATATTTGGCTAGTCCCTATTTTAGTCGACTCATTCGTTTTTTCCCACCAGTAGTCACTGGTTCCATCATTACTATTATTGGTGTTTCTTTATTGCCTGTTGCCGTACGTTGGGCTGGAGGCGGTGTTCCTAGCGCAAAAAACTTTGGTGATATCCAATTTATTGGTCTAGCTTTTTTAGTTTTAGCTTTGGTTGTCTTCTTTTATCGTTACTTCAAAGGATTTTTAAGTAATATTGCTGTTTTATTGGGCTTGGCTGCTGGTACGCTGATTGCCCTTCCTTTAGGATTGGTTAATTTTTCTGGGGTTTCAAATGCCGCTTTGATTGGGATAACAACTCCTTTTGCATTTGGTATGCCGATCTTTGATATTCCTTCTATCGTAGCCATGACTCTTGTAATGTTGGTTGTTATGACAGAAACAACGGGTGATTTTATTGCAATCGGTGAAATTGTTGATAAGCCAATCAGTCAGGAAGATTTGACTCGTGGACTAAGGGCTGATGGTTTCTCTACTTTGTTAGGAGGCATTTTAAATGCTTTCCCATATACTGCTTATGCACAGAATGTTGGACTCGTTGGTTTAACGCGGGTGAAAAGCCGTTACGTAGTAGCTGCTGCCGGTGCTATCCTTGTTATATTAGGTCTCTTTCCTAAAGCGGCAGCAGTTGTTGCATCCATTCCTACACCTGTTTTAGGTGGAGCAGGGATTGCTATGTTCGGCATGGTAATGGCTAGTGGTATTAAAACTCTTTCAAAAATCGATTTTGACAACAATCATAATCTGATGGTAGTGGCAGTTAGTGTTGCTGTTGGCTTAATTCCTTTAGCAGTGCCAAGTATTTATCAAAAATTCCCTGAGGCTCTGCAAGTTATTTTAAATAGTGGCATTACTGTAGGTAGTGTAGTCGCAATTGTACTAAATGCCATATTAAATAAAATCGATACTGTACCGTATGCTACAAATAACAAAAGAGCTAATTAA
- a CDS encoding YeiH family protein, with protein sequence MTQNTELMKLLPGIFIVIAIAVPSWFLGSFVPLIGGPVFGILLGMIIACWKRPAIYEDGITFASKKILQASIILLGFEMNLFNVFKVGSQSLYIMIFTLSAAFLSAWLVGKYLKLPGNTSILIGVGTAICGGSAIAATAPVISANDKDVAYSISTIFLFNIAAVFIFPFMGHVLGMNDMGFGMWAGTAINDTSSVVAAGYSYSHEAGNFATIVKLTRALMIVPVTLTLALIIARKKTSTGNFGIAKIFPWFILGFLAASIINTTGFIPPVVCEFLSHTGKFFIVIAMAAIGLKTHLKHIFNNGIRPILLGLFCWLAVALVSLAVQHYLQIW encoded by the coding sequence ATGACACAAAATACCGAATTAATGAAGCTTTTACCTGGAATTTTTATTGTTATTGCGATAGCCGTCCCATCTTGGTTTTTAGGGTCCTTTGTGCCATTAATAGGAGGTCCCGTGTTCGGAATACTCTTAGGCATGATAATAGCCTGCTGGAAAAGGCCTGCTATTTATGAGGATGGTATTACATTTGCATCAAAAAAAATATTGCAAGCTTCCATCATACTACTTGGTTTTGAAATGAACTTATTTAATGTTTTTAAAGTAGGTAGCCAATCTTTATATATCATGATTTTCACATTAAGTGCTGCATTCCTATCGGCCTGGCTTGTAGGTAAGTATTTAAAATTACCAGGAAATACGAGTATTCTTATTGGCGTAGGAACAGCAATTTGCGGTGGGTCCGCAATAGCGGCTACCGCACCCGTAATATCTGCCAATGATAAAGACGTCGCCTATTCTATATCAACAATATTTTTATTTAATATAGCCGCCGTGTTTATCTTCCCCTTCATGGGGCACGTACTTGGTATGAATGATATGGGTTTTGGAATGTGGGCAGGAACGGCGATCAATGATACCTCTTCGGTAGTGGCCGCCGGTTATTCCTACAGTCATGAAGCAGGTAATTTTGCTACCATTGTTAAATTAACCCGCGCCTTAATGATTGTGCCAGTCACATTAACTCTTGCTCTTATTATTGCAAGGAAAAAAACTAGTACGGGCAATTTTGGTATTGCAAAAATATTTCCTTGGTTTATTTTAGGATTTTTAGCAGCCTCCATCATAAACACAACTGGATTTATCCCTCCAGTTGTCTGTGAGTTCCTTTCCCATACTGGAAAGTTTTTTATCGTTATAGCTATGGCCGCCATAGGTCTAAAAACACATCTCAAACATATATTTAATAATGGTATTAGGCCAATACTACTCGGACTATTCTGTTGGTTAGCAGTAGCCCTTGTATCACTTGCAGTACAGCATTATTTACAAATATGGTGA
- the pelA gene encoding pectate lyase: protein MKRTKIVIISSVFAALIFTTPMKFGSAAEKNAVLPLEPQVRIITMIMEEPNFSDNGAYHELEEGLYTKPLTKNNVVMAPLKDVMETIGGNFEWSEKENKIVLELNNNKVILFVGQNKAIVNGKEKVSEVAPEIIEGRLFLPVKFSMENLGCLYRWDAKRTMVYVIANVTPKGDNLPLERGGKITIANMAEQPKEWYGTLEAQKVADVILGYQNSDGGWIKLAPNVNVTKPIVGVGELNAGTRKSTIDNDTTSTQIRLLGKVYSETKIAKYKTGFYKGLDYLLNGQLENGGWQQFFPVATGYQKLITINDDAITNVLELMRDIENKEEGLAFVDERHIAQGKTAYNKGLNMLLNTQIRVNGKKIAWCQQYTPDTLEPVMGRSFELASFSSQESTKVVRFLMSIDNPSPEVIDAIQSAVLWLDSVKINGIKVQEKKDPTTDSGLDRTIVNDPKATPLWTRFYEIESNKPLFANRDSSKKYSYWEVSTERRTKYNWFSKEPLKLLTEDYPKWQKKWAPENNVLLK from the coding sequence TTGAAAAGAACGAAAATTGTGATAATATCAAGCGTGTTTGCTGCACTTATATTTACTACACCGATGAAATTTGGTTCTGCGGCAGAGAAGAACGCAGTATTGCCACTGGAACCGCAAGTCAGAATCATCACCATGATTATGGAGGAACCCAATTTTTCTGATAATGGAGCTTATCATGAATTGGAGGAGGGGCTTTATACTAAGCCGCTGACGAAAAATAATGTGGTTATGGCCCCACTTAAGGATGTCATGGAAACCATTGGTGGAAATTTTGAGTGGTCTGAAAAAGAAAATAAGATTGTTTTAGAATTGAATAACAATAAAGTAATCTTATTTGTAGGCCAAAATAAAGCAATAGTAAATGGCAAGGAGAAAGTTAGTGAAGTTGCTCCTGAAATTATTGAGGGCAGACTTTTTTTACCAGTGAAATTCTCTATGGAAAACCTAGGCTGTTTATACAGATGGGATGCAAAACGCACCATGGTGTATGTGATTGCCAATGTGACGCCAAAAGGGGACAACCTCCCATTAGAACGCGGAGGCAAAATTACGATTGCCAATATGGCAGAGCAGCCTAAAGAGTGGTATGGAACGTTGGAGGCTCAAAAAGTTGCTGACGTTATTTTGGGATATCAAAATAGTGATGGCGGCTGGATCAAATTAGCTCCGAATGTAAACGTTACAAAACCAATCGTGGGCGTGGGTGAGCTTAATGCGGGAACACGTAAGTCTACGATTGATAATGATACTACGAGTACGCAGATACGATTGTTAGGCAAAGTTTATTCGGAAACAAAAATTGCAAAATATAAAACAGGCTTTTATAAGGGACTGGATTACCTTCTCAATGGGCAACTAGAAAATGGCGGATGGCAGCAATTTTTCCCTGTTGCAACTGGTTACCAGAAGCTGATTACTATCAATGATGATGCCATAACGAACGTTCTTGAATTGATGCGTGATATTGAGAATAAAGAAGAAGGGCTTGCTTTTGTGGATGAAAGACATATTGCCCAAGGCAAGACTGCTTATAATAAAGGGTTAAATATGCTTTTAAATACGCAAATTCGTGTCAATGGCAAGAAAATAGCCTGGTGTCAGCAGTATACTCCCGATACACTGGAGCCTGTTATGGGGAGATCATTTGAACTTGCTTCTTTTAGTAGTCAAGAAAGTACGAAAGTAGTAAGGTTCTTAATGAGTATTGATAACCCAAGCCCTGAAGTGATTGATGCGATACAGTCAGCTGTGTTATGGCTAGATTCTGTTAAAATTAATGGTATTAAAGTGCAGGAGAAAAAAGATCCTACTACGGATTCAGGACTTGACAGAACGATTGTTAATGATCCAAAGGCTACTCCTTTATGGACACGCTTTTATGAAATTGAGAGCAATAAACCTCTGTTTGCTAATCGTGATAGTTCAAAAAAATATAGCTATTGGGAAGTAAGCACGGAAAGAAGGACGAAATACAATTGGTTTAGCAAAGAGCCATTGAAATTATTAACTGAGGACTACCCTAAATGGCAGAAAAAATGGGCACCGGAAAATAATGTGTTATTGAAGTAA
- a CDS encoding small, acid-soluble spore protein, alpha/beta type, which yields MTKGKIDTMQELNAALPNKHEVAKELGIPLDQGHNEELTTSQVGKIGGKIGGQKVKMMIEMAEEQMAQNSIEEAANTNEE from the coding sequence ATGACAAAAGGTAAAATCGACACTATGCAAGAACTTAATGCTGCCCTTCCCAATAAGCATGAGGTAGCGAAGGAGCTTGGGATACCACTAGATCAAGGACATAACGAAGAGCTAACAACAAGTCAGGTTGGCAAAATTGGTGGTAAAATCGGCGGCCAAAAAGTCAAAATGATGATTGAAATGGCCGAAGAACAAATGGCACAAAATTCTATCGAGGAAGCTGCAAATACTAATGAGGAGTAG
- a CDS encoding rubredoxin-like domain-containing protein produces the protein MKNLFKCSVCSFIHEGDNAIDKCPKCGQPQEKFIELTAEDTAKIYKSERTNDIHMEIIALTDQIVKLAKEGIEINLDPPCTSGFTQAKHEAYVIKQRSKAEIENHITKGKW, from the coding sequence ATGAAAAACCTTTTTAAATGCAGCGTTTGCAGTTTTATTCATGAAGGGGATAATGCAATTGACAAATGTCCCAAATGTGGTCAGCCACAAGAAAAGTTTATTGAATTAACCGCGGAAGATACCGCTAAGATTTACAAGTCAGAAAGAACGAATGACATCCATATGGAAATTATTGCTTTAACGGACCAAATTGTAAAACTAGCAAAAGAGGGCATTGAGATTAATCTTGATCCTCCCTGTACATCTGGTTTTACACAAGCAAAACATGAAGCCTACGTTATTAAACAGCGCTCAAAAGCAGAAATAGAAAACCATATCACAAAGGGCAAGTGGTAA
- a CDS encoding polysaccharide deacetylase family protein, which produces MHKVMKKVISYRNLILLCIVVGLGYSSLNYFQGVPVLNYHQINNQDHNALTLSDSEFEAQINYLQQNGYTGISPDQLADYLQYGKPLPPKPVLITFDDGYKDNYQVAYPILQKYHFPATIFLITDFVGNYNKYLTWDQIKEMNGNGISFEDHTTSHISLPKASDEEIRNQVVKSKEALEWRLGKKVEYLAYPGGEYDQRVIQLVKESGYRAAFTVNFGRDKVNSTLYTLNRIPIFGGGTHTFLHFWLRLNFTQAFNALQNLKAYLLKEGGSSIAGFIYIP; this is translated from the coding sequence TTGCATAAGGTTATGAAAAAAGTTATCTCATATAGAAATCTGATTTTACTTTGTATAGTAGTTGGATTAGGGTATAGCTCACTTAATTATTTTCAAGGCGTACCTGTCTTAAATTATCATCAAATCAATAATCAAGACCATAATGCATTAACCCTCAGTGATTCCGAGTTTGAAGCACAAATTAATTATTTACAGCAGAATGGTTACACTGGGATCTCACCAGACCAGCTAGCCGATTATTTGCAATACGGAAAACCACTTCCCCCTAAGCCAGTTTTGATCACTTTTGATGATGGCTATAAAGATAATTACCAGGTAGCCTATCCTATCTTGCAGAAATATCATTTCCCTGCAACTATATTTCTGATCACTGATTTTGTGGGTAATTATAATAAGTACTTAACCTGGGATCAAATAAAAGAAATGAATGGTAACGGAATCAGTTTTGAAGATCATACAACTAGTCATATTTCACTGCCCAAGGCTTCTGATGAAGAGATTCGTAATCAAGTCGTTAAATCAAAGGAAGCACTGGAATGGCGGCTGGGCAAAAAAGTGGAATATTTAGCTTATCCAGGTGGAGAATATGATCAGAGGGTAATTCAGTTGGTAAAGGAATCTGGGTATCGAGCGGCTTTTACTGTGAACTTTGGACGAGATAAGGTAAATTCAACATTATATACCCTAAATAGAATTCCCATCTTTGGAGGCGGAACACATACATTCCTTCATTTTTGGTTACGTTTAAACTTTACCCAGGCATTTAACGCTTTACAGAATCTCAAAGCATATTTACTTAAAGAGGGCGGATCTTCTATCGCAGGATTCATCTATATCCCTTAA